One Methylobacterium oryzae DNA window includes the following coding sequences:
- a CDS encoding LutC/YkgG family protein produces MSARDAILDGIRRNRPAGDFPLPEVPLFAPLVGEDLVAEFGERLKRMGGRVAEPGAADVFAGVRERLDAAKVIASAVPELTGNRDLRSVRAPQEVEDVDVAVVRAVFGIAETGSVLFTQDQLIVNAVAYLAQHLVVLLDPADIVPNVQAAYRRPEFGRSAYAVLHTGPSATADIEGVLIHGAQGVRSLTAVLLPRDAAERG; encoded by the coding sequence ATGAGCGCCCGCGACGCGATCCTCGACGGTATCCGCAGGAACCGGCCGGCCGGCGACTTCCCGCTGCCGGAGGTGCCGCTGTTCGCGCCGCTCGTCGGCGAGGACCTGGTCGCCGAGTTCGGCGAGCGGCTGAAGCGCATGGGCGGCCGCGTGGCCGAGCCCGGCGCCGCCGACGTGTTCGCGGGCGTGCGCGAGCGCCTCGACGCCGCCAAGGTGATCGCCTCCGCGGTGCCGGAGCTGACCGGCAACCGCGACCTGCGGAGCGTGCGCGCGCCCCAGGAGGTCGAGGACGTGGACGTGGCGGTGGTCCGCGCGGTGTTCGGCATCGCCGAGACCGGCTCGGTGCTGTTCACGCAGGACCAGCTGATCGTCAACGCCGTCGCCTATCTCGCGCAGCACCTCGTCGTGCTGCTCGACCCGGCCGACATCGTGCCGAACGTGCAGGCGGCCTACCGCCGGCCGGAATTCGGCCGCTCGGCCTACGCGGTGCTGCATACCGGCCCGTCGGCCACCGCCGACATCGAGGGCGTCCTCATCCACGGCGCGCAGGGCGTGCGCTCTCTGACGGCGGTGCTGCTCCCGCGGGATGCCGCCGAGCGCGGCTGA
- a CDS encoding response regulator, giving the protein MIADPNDDVLNGVRVLVVEDEAAISMLLEDMLLDFGCAVVGPAARLSSALEMASQEAFEVAILDVNVAGEPIYPVAEAIAKRDLPLVFSTGYGGAGIREPFRDRPVVQKPFSQADLKRTLIGAIRAARD; this is encoded by the coding sequence GTGATTGCTGACCCCAACGACGACGTCCTCAACGGCGTCCGTGTTCTCGTCGTCGAGGACGAGGCCGCGATCTCGATGCTGCTGGAGGACATGCTCCTCGATTTCGGCTGCGCCGTGGTCGGGCCGGCCGCGCGGCTGTCCTCCGCGCTGGAGATGGCGTCGCAGGAAGCGTTCGAGGTCGCCATTCTCGACGTGAACGTGGCGGGTGAGCCGATCTACCCGGTGGCCGAGGCCATCGCCAAGCGCGACCTGCCTCTGGTCTTCTCGACCGGTTACGGCGGTGCCGGCATCCGCGAGCCGTTCCGCGACAGGCCCGTCGTCCAGAAGCCGTTCAGCCAGGCCGACCTGAAGCGGACCCTGATCGGAGCGATCCGCGCCGCCCGGGACTGA
- a CDS encoding lactate utilization protein B, with protein sequence MSVEDLNPREREGVIHPEVRAGHDESERAPDGRRLQHAEAASKPIRAPQTREPQPRGAKIRGDRPINQSEAAERFLAAPLHQAAHDERLWDLRKKRDASAHGIPEWEELRELASQIKTHTLSHLDRYLEQFEAAAKANGVHVHWAKDGADHNRIVLDILRSHGAKTLVKSKSMLTEECGFRHHMAANGIEVIETDLGERIQQLDNEEPSHVVAPAVHKTRMDVAEVFAKTLGTDPDNDDAHYLAESQRETTRPYILKADAGMTGCNFAIAETGTVVTCTNEGNADLSGNVPPLQIHSIGIEKIIPKVEHLGVFIRLLSRSALGSPITQYTSHFRGPRAGTEMHMVLVDNGRSERLGMEEFWTSLKCIRCGACMNTCPVYRRSGGLSYGATYSGPIGLIIDPTFNKRKYSTLPFSSTMNGSCTNVCPVKINIHEQIFAWRKVLVEEHQIPALKQGMMKAAGAVLSRPAAYRAAIGAADSALKVLPRFAVYNPLNTWGKKREMPDAPRQTFHAWYKQNRMKDTGR encoded by the coding sequence ATGAGCGTCGAGGACCTCAACCCCCGCGAGCGCGAAGGCGTCATCCACCCCGAGGTGCGGGCCGGCCACGACGAGAGCGAGCGGGCGCCGGACGGCCGGCGCCTCCAGCACGCGGAAGCCGCTTCGAAGCCGATCCGCGCCCCGCAGACCCGGGAGCCGCAGCCGCGCGGCGCGAAGATCCGGGGCGACCGGCCGATCAACCAGTCGGAGGCCGCCGAGCGCTTCCTCGCGGCGCCGCTGCACCAGGCCGCCCACGACGAGCGCCTGTGGGACCTGCGCAAGAAGCGCGACGCCTCCGCGCACGGCATCCCGGAGTGGGAGGAGCTGCGCGAGCTCGCCTCGCAGATCAAGACCCACACGCTGAGCCACCTTGACCGGTACCTCGAGCAATTCGAGGCGGCCGCGAAGGCCAACGGCGTCCACGTGCACTGGGCGAAGGACGGCGCCGATCACAACCGGATCGTGCTGGACATCCTGCGGAGCCACGGCGCCAAGACGCTGGTGAAGTCGAAGTCGATGCTCACCGAGGAGTGCGGCTTCCGCCACCACATGGCGGCCAACGGCATCGAGGTCATCGAGACGGATCTCGGCGAGCGGATCCAGCAGCTCGACAACGAGGAGCCGAGCCACGTCGTGGCGCCGGCCGTCCACAAGACCCGGATGGACGTGGCCGAGGTCTTCGCCAAGACGCTCGGCACCGATCCGGACAACGACGACGCGCACTACCTCGCCGAGAGCCAGCGCGAGACCACCCGGCCCTACATCCTGAAGGCCGATGCCGGCATGACCGGATGCAACTTCGCGATCGCCGAGACCGGCACGGTCGTGACCTGCACCAACGAGGGCAACGCCGACCTGTCCGGCAACGTGCCGCCGCTGCAGATCCACTCCATCGGCATCGAGAAGATCATCCCGAAGGTCGAGCACCTCGGGGTGTTCATCCGCCTGCTGTCGCGCTCGGCGCTGGGCTCGCCGATCACCCAGTACACCTCGCATTTCCGCGGCCCCCGCGCGGGCACCGAGATGCACATGGTGCTGGTCGACAACGGCCGCTCCGAGCGCCTCGGCATGGAGGAGTTCTGGACCTCGCTGAAATGCATCCGCTGCGGCGCCTGCATGAACACCTGCCCGGTCTACCGGCGCTCGGGCGGCCTCTCCTACGGCGCGACCTATTCGGGGCCGATCGGGCTGATCATCGATCCGACCTTTAACAAGCGGAAATACTCGACGCTGCCGTTCTCCTCGACGATGAACGGCTCCTGCACCAACGTCTGCCCGGTGAAGATCAACATCCACGAGCAGATCTTCGCGTGGCGGAAGGTGCTGGTCGAGGAGCACCAGATCCCGGCGCTCAAGCAGGGCATGATGAAGGCCGCGGGCGCCGTGCTCTCGCGCCCGGCCGCCTACCGGGCGGCGATCGGCGCGGCGGATTCCGCCCTGAAGGTCCTGCCGCGCTTCGCGGTCTACAACCCGCTCAACACCTGGGGGAAGAAGCGCGAGATGCCCGACGCGCCGCGCCAGACCTTCCACGCCTGGTACAAGCAGAACCGCATGAAGGACACGGGTCGATGA
- a CDS encoding M3 family metallopeptidase gives MSDAADAGLPSLPPDNPFREAQWSTPHGLPPFERIRPEHYRPAFDAALAAHDSEIRAIASESATATFGNTVEAMERAGLALERVAGVFYNLTGSHTNPELQAIEREIGPKLARHGSAIYLNPELWARISAIDAERLSAEQRRVLDRYRIRFRRSGADLGPEDKARIAEIAARMSELGTTFSQNLLADESSFTLPLQGEEDLAGLPPFLRAAAESAAKERGLDGHVITLSRSLIEPFLVCSTRRDLRERAYAAWTRRGENGGATDNRAIIAEIIRLRAERARLLGFESFAHFALDDTMAASPDAATGLLRDVWTPARARAAEERDRLQATIQAEGHNFALQAHDWRHYAEKVRRAEHDLDESEIKAYLPLERMIQAAFDTASRLFGLTFTELADVPRYHPDVRVWRVGNPDGSEVGLFLGDYFARASKRSGAWMSAFRSQERLNGTVTPIIVNVMNFAKAPDGEATLLSFDDARTLFHEFGHALHGLLSDVTYPLLSGTAVSRDFVELPSQLYEHWLEQPEVLRTHARHHRTGEPMPDALLRKLLAARTFNQGFATVEYTSSAIVDMTLHLSAQGEGGLDVPAFEAEALRRISMPAEISMRHRTPHFAHIFSGDGYAAGYYSYLWSEVLDADAFDAFRESGDIFDPETAKRLRTFVYGAGNLRDPREAYTAFRGRMPSIEPLLKKRGLAA, from the coding sequence ATGTCGGACGCAGCTGATGCCGGGCTCCCGAGCCTGCCGCCGGACAATCCCTTCCGCGAGGCGCAGTGGAGCACCCCGCACGGCCTCCCGCCGTTCGAGCGGATCCGGCCGGAGCACTACCGGCCCGCGTTCGACGCCGCCCTGGCGGCGCACGATTCCGAGATCCGCGCCATCGCGAGTGAGTCCGCTACCGCCACCTTCGGCAACACCGTCGAGGCGATGGAGCGGGCCGGCCTCGCCCTCGAGCGCGTCGCCGGTGTGTTCTACAACCTGACAGGCAGCCACACGAACCCCGAGTTGCAGGCCATCGAGCGGGAGATCGGGCCGAAGCTCGCCCGGCACGGCAGCGCCATCTACCTGAACCCCGAGCTCTGGGCCCGGATCTCGGCGATCGACGCCGAGCGCCTGAGCGCGGAGCAGCGCCGGGTCCTCGACCGGTACCGGATCCGCTTCCGCCGGTCGGGGGCGGATCTCGGGCCCGAGGACAAGGCCCGCATCGCCGAGATCGCGGCGCGTATGTCGGAGCTCGGGACCACGTTCAGCCAGAACCTCCTGGCCGACGAGAGCAGCTTCACCCTGCCGCTGCAGGGCGAGGAGGATCTGGCCGGCCTGCCGCCGTTCCTGCGGGCCGCGGCCGAGAGCGCCGCGAAGGAGCGCGGCCTCGACGGGCACGTCATCACCCTGTCCCGCTCGCTGATCGAGCCGTTCCTGGTCTGCTCGACCCGGCGCGACCTGCGCGAGCGCGCCTACGCGGCCTGGACGCGGCGCGGCGAGAACGGCGGCGCGACCGACAACCGGGCGATCATCGCGGAGATCATCCGGCTGCGCGCCGAGCGGGCGCGGCTCCTCGGCTTCGAGAGCTTCGCCCATTTCGCCCTCGACGACACGATGGCGGCGAGCCCGGACGCGGCGACCGGGCTGCTGCGGGACGTGTGGACGCCGGCCCGCGCGCGGGCGGCGGAGGAGCGCGACCGTCTCCAGGCCACCATCCAGGCGGAGGGCCACAACTTCGCCCTCCAGGCGCACGATTGGCGGCACTACGCCGAGAAGGTGCGGCGCGCCGAGCACGACCTCGACGAGAGCGAGATCAAGGCGTACCTGCCGCTGGAGCGAATGATTCAGGCGGCGTTCGACACGGCCTCGCGGCTGTTCGGTCTGACCTTCACGGAACTCGCCGACGTGCCGCGCTACCATCCCGATGTCCGGGTCTGGCGGGTCGGCAATCCCGACGGGTCCGAGGTCGGCCTGTTCCTGGGCGACTACTTCGCCCGCGCCTCGAAGCGGTCCGGCGCCTGGATGAGCGCCTTCCGCTCGCAGGAGCGCCTGAACGGGACGGTCACGCCGATCATCGTCAACGTCATGAACTTCGCCAAGGCGCCGGACGGCGAGGCGACGCTGCTGTCCTTCGACGACGCGCGCACCCTGTTCCACGAGTTCGGCCACGCCCTGCACGGGCTGCTCTCGGACGTGACCTACCCGCTCCTGTCGGGGACGGCGGTGTCGCGCGACTTCGTGGAGCTGCCCTCGCAGCTCTACGAGCACTGGCTGGAGCAGCCGGAAGTCCTGCGGACCCACGCGCGCCACCATCGCACGGGCGAGCCCATGCCCGACGCCCTGCTGCGGAAGCTGCTCGCCGCGCGGACCTTCAACCAGGGTTTCGCCACCGTGGAGTACACGTCCTCGGCGATCGTCGACATGACCCTGCACCTCTCGGCGCAAGGCGAGGGCGGTCTCGACGTGCCCGCCTTCGAGGCCGAGGCGCTGCGGCGGATCAGCATGCCGGCCGAGATCAGCATGCGGCACCGGACGCCGCACTTCGCCCACATCTTCTCGGGGGACGGCTACGCCGCCGGATACTACAGCTACCTCTGGTCTGAGGTGCTGGACGCGGACGCCTTCGACGCGTTCCGCGAGTCCGGCGACATCTTCGATCCGGAGACGGCGAAGCGGCTGCGGACCTTCGTGTACGGGGCCGGCAATTTGCGCGACCCGCGCGAGGCCTACACGGCCTTCCGCGGGCGGATGCCGAGCATCGAGCCGCTCCTGAAGAAGCGCGGGCTCGCGGCCTGA
- a CDS encoding DUF2267 domain-containing protein, whose product MEELLARVTTRTGLDAATAQTAIGHILAFLQKEGPAAEVSQLLAALPGSEALIAESNAGESGGGGLMGMLGGMMGGGGVMALGQKLMAAGVPMGQMQPLGQELFAFGREKVGEDAMGPIIGSIPGLNQFV is encoded by the coding sequence ATGGAAGAACTGCTCGCCCGCGTCACCACCCGCACCGGGCTCGACGCCGCGACCGCTCAGACCGCCATCGGGCACATCCTGGCCTTCCTGCAGAAGGAAGGGCCCGCCGCCGAGGTCAGCCAGCTGCTGGCGGCCCTGCCGGGCTCCGAGGCGCTGATCGCCGAGTCGAATGCCGGCGAGAGTGGCGGCGGCGGGCTGATGGGCATGCTCGGCGGGATGATGGGCGGCGGCGGCGTCATGGCGCTCGGCCAGAAGCTGATGGCCGCCGGCGTGCCGATGGGTCAGATGCAGCCGCTCGGCCAGGAGCTGTTCGCCTTCGGCCGCGAGAAGGTCGGCGAGGACGCGATGGGCCCGATCATCGGCTCGATCCCGGGGCTGAACCAGTTCGTCTGA
- the rsmI gene encoding 16S rRNA (cytidine(1402)-2'-O)-methyltransferase, with amino-acid sequence MTRRFDDPGPAAPTRAPSPKLAPDRPRSTTFTAFGLASETEPLSPGLHIVATPIGNLRDITIRALATLAAADAVLAEDTRVTRNLLAHYGITTPLLAYHEHSNDAVRERMVARLTAGEALALVSDAGTPLVSDPGYKLVQAAIEAGIAITPVPGPSAVMTALVAAGLPTDRFFFEGFLPQKAGARRNRLEALIQVPGTLVLFESPHRLPDMLADAAAVLGPERPAAVTRELTKLYETIRRDTLGSLSARFAQEGPPKGEIVVIIGAATAPERSADSDAALDALILAALERHSIKDAASLVSDETGQPRRLVYTRALALARDQG; translated from the coding sequence ATGACCCGCAGATTCGACGACCCGGGGCCCGCCGCCCCGACCCGAGCTCCGTCCCCGAAGCTCGCCCCCGACCGCCCGCGCAGCACGACCTTCACGGCCTTCGGCCTCGCGAGCGAGACCGAACCCCTGTCGCCGGGCCTGCACATCGTGGCGACGCCGATCGGGAACCTGCGCGACATCACCATCCGGGCGCTGGCGACGCTGGCGGCCGCCGACGCAGTCCTGGCCGAGGACACCCGCGTCACCCGGAACCTGCTGGCGCATTACGGGATCACGACGCCGCTGCTCGCCTATCACGAGCATTCAAACGACGCGGTGCGCGAGCGGATGGTGGCGCGGCTCACCGCCGGCGAGGCCCTGGCGCTGGTCTCTGATGCCGGGACGCCGCTCGTCTCGGATCCCGGCTACAAGCTGGTCCAGGCCGCCATCGAGGCCGGGATCGCCATCACGCCCGTCCCGGGGCCGTCCGCGGTGATGACCGCGCTGGTCGCGGCCGGCCTGCCGACCGACCGGTTCTTCTTCGAGGGCTTCCTGCCGCAGAAGGCCGGAGCGCGGCGCAACCGCCTAGAGGCGCTGATCCAGGTTCCCGGCACCCTGGTCCTGTTCGAGTCGCCGCATCGCCTGCCCGACATGCTGGCCGACGCCGCCGCGGTGCTCGGTCCGGAGCGGCCGGCGGCCGTGACCCGCGAGCTGACCAAGCTCTACGAAACCATCCGGCGCGATACGTTGGGCAGCCTGAGCGCGCGCTTCGCCCAGGAGGGACCGCCGAAGGGGGAGATCGTGGTGATCATCGGTGCGGCGACGGCGCCGGAGCGCAGCGCGGATTCGGATGCCGCCCTCGACGCCCTGATCCTGGCGGCGCTGGAGCGGCATTCGATCAAGGATGCCGCCAGCCTCGTGTCCGACGAGACCGGTCAGCCGCGGCGCCTCGTCTACACCCGCGCGCTGGCGCTGGCGCGGGACCAGGGATGA
- a CDS encoding (Fe-S)-binding protein, translated as MRVGLFVPCYVDAFEPEVGIATLELLERLGCTVEYPFDQTCCGQPMTNTGCHAEAAATEALFVKNFSGFDYVVAPSGSCVHQVREHLTAIPQTDEVRHVRASTYELVEFLHDVLKVEDLPWANFPHKVAYHTNCNALRGIHHARPTELVKPYYSKPLDLLRLVKGVELVDLARPDECCGFGGTFSVFEPAVSAKMGYDKVADQNRAGAAYVVSADSSCLMHQKGCAERLGLPLKYIHIAQVLNGAAA; from the coding sequence ATGCGGGTGGGCCTGTTCGTGCCGTGCTACGTCGACGCCTTCGAGCCCGAGGTCGGGATCGCTACCCTGGAGCTCCTCGAGCGCCTGGGCTGCACGGTCGAGTATCCGTTCGACCAGACCTGCTGCGGCCAGCCGATGACCAACACTGGCTGCCACGCCGAGGCCGCGGCGACCGAGGCCTTGTTCGTCAAGAACTTCTCCGGCTTCGACTACGTCGTCGCCCCGTCGGGCTCCTGCGTTCACCAGGTGCGCGAGCACCTGACGGCGATCCCGCAGACCGACGAGGTCCGACACGTCCGCGCCAGCACCTACGAGCTGGTGGAGTTCCTGCACGACGTTCTGAAGGTCGAGGACCTGCCCTGGGCGAACTTCCCCCACAAGGTCGCCTATCACACCAACTGCAACGCCCTGCGGGGCATCCACCACGCGCGGCCGACCGAGCTGGTGAAGCCCTACTACTCGAAGCCCCTCGACCTGCTGCGCCTCGTGAAGGGCGTCGAGCTCGTCGATCTCGCCCGGCCGGACGAGTGCTGCGGCTTCGGCGGCACCTTCTCGGTGTTCGAGCCCGCCGTCTCGGCGAAGATGGGCTACGACAAGGTCGCCGATCAGAACCGGGCCGGGGCCGCCTACGTCGTCTCGGCGGATTCCTCCTGCCTCATGCACCAGAAGGGCTGCGCCGAACGGCTCGGCTTGCCGCTCAAGTACATCCACATCGCGCAGGTGCTGAACGGAGCCGCCGCATGA
- a CDS encoding L,D-transpeptidase family protein, producing MIPKPWRPVCVALLASCLAAHGAAARTGKGRKAETAQPPALTAEAVNAATLAQPGAGKTEGTKSEKARRAKSSDDKPDPLIVKAQVLLDRARFYPGAIDGRKGDNYRHALSAFAVAQGLPAGETLTPEIWDKLQATSDKPAVTDYTLSEADAAGPYVERIPPKMEEQAELKSLGYTNPREMLAERFHMSRDLVSALNPGKPLDKAGTTIAVAAVDPMGTDKPKGKDLPQEPKVERIEVDKSSLDVRAYGADGKLVAYYPASIGSAEKPAPSGETKVKGVAFDPDYTYNPKYAFKGVKAQHKFTIQSGPNNPVGLVWIDLAIPSYGIHGTPEPEKVGKTESHGCIRLTNWNARDLAAHVTRGATVTFKDD from the coding sequence ATGATCCCGAAACCCTGGCGGCCGGTCTGCGTGGCCCTCCTGGCGAGTTGTCTGGCCGCGCACGGCGCGGCCGCCCGGACCGGGAAGGGCCGGAAGGCCGAGACGGCCCAGCCGCCGGCGCTGACCGCCGAGGCGGTGAACGCCGCGACCCTGGCGCAGCCGGGCGCCGGGAAGACCGAGGGCACGAAGTCTGAGAAGGCGCGTCGGGCCAAGTCGTCGGACGACAAGCCCGATCCGCTAATCGTCAAGGCCCAGGTGCTGCTCGATCGCGCGCGCTTCTATCCCGGAGCGATCGACGGCCGGAAGGGCGACAATTACCGTCACGCCCTCTCGGCCTTCGCGGTGGCCCAGGGGCTTCCCGCCGGCGAGACCCTGACGCCCGAGATCTGGGACAAGCTCCAGGCGACCAGCGACAAGCCCGCCGTCACCGACTACACGCTCTCCGAGGCCGACGCCGCGGGCCCCTACGTCGAGCGGATCCCGCCCAAGATGGAGGAGCAGGCCGAGCTCAAGTCGCTGGGCTACACCAATCCCCGCGAGATGCTGGCCGAGCGCTTCCACATGAGCCGCGACCTCGTCAGCGCGCTCAATCCCGGCAAGCCCCTCGACAAGGCCGGCACGACCATCGCGGTCGCGGCGGTGGACCCGATGGGCACGGACAAGCCGAAGGGCAAGGATCTGCCCCAGGAGCCGAAGGTCGAACGCATCGAGGTCGACAAGTCGAGCCTCGACGTCCGCGCCTACGGCGCCGACGGGAAGCTCGTGGCCTATTACCCCGCGTCGATCGGCAGTGCCGAGAAGCCGGCCCCGAGCGGCGAGACCAAGGTGAAGGGCGTCGCGTTCGACCCGGACTACACCTACAACCCGAAATACGCGTTCAAGGGCGTGAAGGCGCAGCACAAATTCACCATCCAGTCGGGGCCCAACAACCCGGTCGGCCTGGTCTGGATCGACCTGGCGATTCCGAGCTACGGGATCCACGGGACGCCCGAGCCCGAGAAGGTCGGGAAGACGGAGTCCCACGGCTGCATCCGCCTGACCAACTGGAACGCCCGCGACCTCGCCGCGCATGTGACACGGGGCGCCACGGTCACGTTCAAGGACGATTGA
- a CDS encoding extensin family protein, with amino-acid sequence MPGRSLSILRSATLLAGGALAAGLALSATPVGAVETPAATVPTPPPLPPERPEALKPPVAEPAPPTPPARPPELKPAAAEPSREPSRETGRDKPTESAQETAKETAKETAKPDIPAPPPAPPARPPELSGAAALALKVTPPDDSACRTRLKRLGVEFEPLPPISEGQCTAPLPLKVTKLADGVTLPQGATLTCRTAEALARWVTEVQIEADRTLKHPLTALELGGSYVCRGQNHDVDAKLSEHAFANAADIMGFAFAGRASIPVKAMPDGSEEAQFLGAVRAKACGFFRTVLGPGSNAAHANHFHLDERERNGGHRLCQ; translated from the coding sequence ATGCCGGGACGCAGCCTGTCGATCCTCCGATCCGCGACGCTCCTGGCGGGCGGCGCCCTCGCCGCGGGGCTCGCCCTCTCCGCCACGCCGGTCGGCGCCGTCGAGACGCCGGCGGCCACGGTGCCGACGCCCCCGCCCCTGCCGCCGGAGCGCCCAGAGGCGCTGAAGCCGCCCGTCGCCGAGCCGGCGCCACCGACGCCGCCGGCGCGGCCGCCCGAGCTGAAACCTGCCGCGGCTGAGCCGAGCAGGGAGCCGTCGAGGGAGACCGGCCGGGACAAGCCGACAGAGTCGGCGCAGGAGACCGCGAAGGAGACCGCGAAGGAGACCGCGAAGCCCGATATCCCCGCACCGCCGCCGGCGCCGCCCGCGCGGCCGCCGGAGCTGTCGGGCGCCGCAGCCCTGGCGCTCAAGGTGACACCGCCGGACGATTCCGCCTGCCGGACACGCCTCAAGCGCCTCGGGGTCGAGTTCGAGCCGCTGCCGCCGATCTCCGAAGGCCAGTGCACCGCGCCGCTGCCGCTCAAGGTGACGAAGCTCGCCGACGGCGTGACGCTGCCGCAGGGCGCCACGCTGACCTGCCGAACCGCCGAGGCGCTGGCTCGCTGGGTCACGGAGGTTCAGATCGAGGCCGATCGAACGCTGAAGCATCCGCTGACCGCGCTCGAACTCGGCGGTTCCTATGTCTGCCGGGGACAGAACCACGACGTCGACGCCAAGCTCAGCGAGCACGCCTTCGCCAACGCCGCCGACATCATGGGCTTCGCCTTCGCCGGACGCGCGAGTATCCCCGTCAAGGCGATGCCGGACGGTTCCGAGGAGGCGCAGTTCCTCGGCGCGGTGCGCGCCAAGGCCTGCGGCTTCTTCCGCACCGTCCTCGGCCCGGGCTCGAACGCCGCCCACGCCAACCATTTCCACCTCGACGAGCGCGAGCGCAATGGCGGTCACCGCCTGTGCCAGTAG
- a CDS encoding YraN family protein, with protein sequence MTGALPDRAGRRRAAYRLGHRAEWLALAALMLKGYWPIGRRVSVAGGEIDLVVRRWKTVVFVEVKARARRDDAREAIDAAKRRRFSRAVRAWIGRNAWCAGSTFRADAVFVGSRTWPAHVERVFTIEGL encoded by the coding sequence ATGACCGGGGCCCTGCCGGACCGGGCCGGCCGGCGCCGCGCCGCCTACCGGCTCGGCCACCGCGCCGAGTGGCTGGCGCTCGCCGCGCTGATGCTCAAGGGGTACTGGCCGATCGGCCGGCGCGTGAGCGTCGCGGGCGGCGAGATCGATCTCGTCGTCCGGCGCTGGAAGACCGTCGTGTTCGTGGAGGTGAAGGCTCGGGCGCGCCGCGACGATGCCCGGGAAGCGATCGACGCTGCCAAGCGGCGGCGGTTCTCCCGCGCGGTCCGCGCCTGGATCGGACGCAATGCGTGGTGTGCCGGGTCGACGTTCCGGGCCGACGCCGTGTTCGTCGGATCCCGCACCTGGCCCGCCCATGTCGAGCGGGTCTTCACCATCGAGGGTCTCTGA